One window from the genome of Rufibacter tibetensis encodes:
- a CDS encoding acyl-CoA carboxylase subunit beta: MDIEFNKNEDSLKQLCFQLKSRHHKVALGGGEKAIAKQHEKGKLTARERIKYLLDEDSEFLEIATFAGEGMYQEYGGCPGGGVVAGIGYVKGRQCMVVANDATVKAGAWFPITAKKNLRAQEIAIENRLPVIYLVDSAGVFLPMQDEIFPDKEHFGRMFRNNAIMSSEGIVQISAIMGSCVAGGAYLPIMSDEAMIVEGTGSIFLAGSYLVKAAIGETIDNETLGGASTHSEISGVTDYKFETDQECLDHIRNIFDKMGENPKAGFNRTTPAEPKLDPKEIYGLLPQDRVKPYDMMDIIHRLVDNSEFEPYKDLYGQSLICGLARIDGWAVGIVANQRKIVKSKKGEMQMGGVIYSDSADKAARFIMNCNQKKIPLVFLQDVSGFMVGSKAEHGGIIKDGAKLVNAMSNSVVPKFTILIGNSYGAGNYAMCGKAYDPRLIFAWPTAQLAVMSGASAAKTLLQIQVASLKAKGEVITPEAEKELLDKITARYNEQLSPYYAAARLWVDGIIDPLETRKVISMGIEAANHAPITKPFNVGVIQT, translated from the coding sequence ATGGATATTGAATTCAATAAGAACGAAGACAGCCTGAAACAGCTTTGCTTTCAACTTAAGAGCAGACATCACAAAGTAGCCTTAGGCGGCGGCGAAAAAGCCATTGCCAAACAGCACGAGAAAGGCAAACTTACCGCTCGCGAACGCATCAAATACCTGCTAGATGAAGACTCTGAGTTCCTGGAGATAGCCACTTTTGCGGGAGAAGGCATGTACCAGGAATACGGTGGTTGCCCGGGTGGTGGAGTGGTGGCCGGGATAGGTTACGTGAAAGGCCGGCAGTGCATGGTAGTAGCCAATGACGCCACCGTGAAGGCGGGTGCCTGGTTTCCCATTACCGCTAAGAAAAACCTACGCGCCCAAGAAATTGCCATAGAGAACCGCTTGCCGGTCATTTACCTGGTAGACAGTGCGGGCGTGTTTCTGCCCATGCAGGATGAGATTTTTCCTGACAAAGAACACTTTGGACGCATGTTCCGGAACAACGCCATCATGAGTTCAGAGGGCATTGTGCAGATCTCGGCCATTATGGGTTCCTGCGTGGCTGGTGGTGCGTACCTGCCCATCATGAGTGACGAGGCCATGATTGTGGAAGGCACCGGCTCTATCTTCCTGGCGGGTTCTTACCTGGTGAAAGCCGCCATTGGCGAAACCATTGACAATGAAACCTTGGGCGGCGCTTCTACTCATTCTGAGATTTCAGGTGTCACCGATTATAAATTTGAGACTGATCAGGAATGCCTGGACCACATCCGGAACATTTTTGACAAAATGGGCGAGAATCCCAAAGCTGGCTTCAACCGCACTACTCCGGCAGAGCCGAAACTAGATCCAAAAGAAATTTACGGTCTGCTGCCCCAGGACCGCGTAAAGCCTTATGACATGATGGACATCATCCATCGGTTGGTAGATAATTCTGAGTTTGAGCCTTACAAAGACCTGTACGGGCAGAGCCTAATCTGTGGGCTGGCCCGCATTGACGGATGGGCCGTGGGCATTGTGGCCAACCAGCGCAAGATTGTCAAGAGCAAAAAAGGCGAAATGCAGATGGGCGGCGTGATCTACTCAGACTCTGCTGACAAAGCCGCACGCTTTATCATGAATTGCAACCAGAAGAAAATACCGCTGGTGTTTTTGCAGGACGTCTCTGGTTTTATGGTGGGCAGCAAGGCCGAGCACGGTGGTATCATCAAAGACGGCGCTAAGCTGGTGAATGCCATGAGCAACAGCGTGGTGCCTAAGTTTACCATTCTGATAGGCAACAGCTACGGCGCGGGCAACTACGCCATGTGCGGCAAAGCCTACGACCCACGTTTGATTTTCGCCTGGCCCACAGCGCAATTGGCGGTGATGTCAGGAGCATCGGCGGCAAAGACCTTGTTGCAGATTCAGGTGGCTTCGCTCAAAGCAAAAGGAGAAGTCATTACTCCAGAAGCAGAGAAAGAGCTTTTAGATAAAATTACCGCCCGGTACAATGAGCAGTTGTCGCCGTATTACGCTGCCGCCCGCCTGTGGGTAGACGGCATCATTGACCCGCTGGAAACCCGTAAAGTGATCTCCATGGGGATTGAGGCGGCCAATCATGCACCCATCACCAAACCGTTCAACGTAGGCGTGATTCAAACCTGA
- a CDS encoding transglutaminase-like domain-containing protein: MTNKEIKALISLLDDKDPEVVAHVHQRIVDLGDTITPFLEEAWEESLDPEHQKKLEDLIHDLQYSSLVQRLKTWKEEGGTDLVRGMWLVSTYQYPDVSLEDINRSIDQLYYEAWVHVRPDMHPYDQVKTLNYVLFKLHRFSANTKNFHAPANSMINQVLESKRGNPLSLCVVYMTLAQKLGLPVYGVNLPNLFVLTFKSDILPQFYINVYNRGLILTKADIDNYLLQLNLNPLEIFYEPCSPVDIVRRALRNLSLSYEKLNDPEKATEIEKLIDVVGDEEPMKANESAEGDDTDEDEDFDEGYGEEDDEDL, translated from the coding sequence TTGACCAATAAAGAAATAAAAGCGCTGATTTCATTGCTGGATGACAAAGATCCGGAGGTGGTGGCGCATGTGCACCAGCGAATAGTTGACTTAGGCGATACCATTACTCCTTTTCTGGAGGAGGCTTGGGAAGAAAGCCTTGACCCGGAGCACCAGAAAAAACTGGAGGACCTGATCCATGACCTGCAGTATTCGTCTCTGGTGCAGCGCTTGAAGACTTGGAAAGAAGAAGGGGGTACTGATCTGGTAAGGGGTATGTGGCTGGTGAGCACTTACCAGTACCCAGACGTGAGTTTGGAAGATATCAACCGCTCCATAGACCAATTATACTACGAGGCTTGGGTGCACGTGCGCCCAGACATGCACCCGTATGATCAGGTGAAAACCCTGAACTACGTGCTTTTTAAGCTACACCGGTTTTCAGCCAATACCAAGAACTTCCACGCGCCGGCAAATTCCATGATTAACCAGGTGTTGGAATCCAAGCGGGGTAATCCGCTTTCATTGTGTGTGGTTTACATGACCCTGGCGCAAAAGCTGGGTTTACCGGTGTACGGGGTAAATTTGCCCAACCTGTTTGTGCTTACCTTTAAGAGTGACATACTGCCCCAGTTCTACATCAATGTGTACAACCGGGGCCTCATCCTCACCAAAGCCGACATTGACAATTACCTGCTGCAGCTTAACCTCAATCCGTTAGAGATATTCTATGAGCCTTGCTCACCTGTAGACATTGTGCGGCGGGCGCTCAGAAACCTTTCCCTTTCCTATGAAAAGCTCAATGATCCTGAGAAAGCCACCGAAATTGAGAAACTCATAGACGTAGTGGGCGATGAGGAACCCATGAAAGCCAACGAGTCAGCGGAAGGAGATGATACAGATGAAGACGAAGATTTTGACGAAGGCTACGGCGAAGAGGATGACGAAGACCTATAA